A section of the Quatrionicoccus australiensis genome encodes:
- a CDS encoding bacteriohemerythrin, whose protein sequence is MPPPSERKNFPRGLTRTHHVADNSPLVEAFTFGRNRMPKKLSWNQNYSVGEPTLDAQHQKLMRLCNRLSTCPADNSETANTQFFEILADLSAYAREHFATEESILRACKYPRLATQEADHAEYERHVNEFLNAAETGMPDKSELQKLLSSWWKDHILISDMDYRNHVMAFNQAAHRPVQPQFSAKQIGTLRRKAGLSQEAFWGQLGITRSSGSRYESGGEIPGAVQLLLQLAYGDAGEAQALFASLRTASRND, encoded by the coding sequence TTGCCGCCCCCTTCCGAGCGCAAAAACTTCCCCCGCGGGCTGACACGGACGCATCATGTGGCAGATAATTCGCCGCTGGTCGAAGCTTTCACTTTCGGGAGAAATCGCATGCCGAAGAAACTGTCCTGGAATCAAAACTACAGCGTGGGTGAGCCAACGCTGGATGCGCAGCATCAAAAACTGATGCGCTTGTGCAACCGTTTATCCACTTGCCCGGCGGACAACAGCGAAACGGCCAATACACAGTTCTTCGAAATTCTCGCCGACCTCTCAGCCTACGCCCGCGAGCATTTCGCTACCGAAGAGTCGATACTCCGGGCCTGCAAATATCCCCGCCTGGCCACCCAGGAAGCGGACCATGCCGAATACGAAAGGCATGTGAACGAGTTTCTCAACGCCGCCGAAACCGGCATGCCGGACAAGTCGGAGTTGCAGAAGCTCCTGTCGAGCTGGTGGAAGGACCACATCCTGATTTCCGACATGGATTACCGGAATCACGTCATGGCTTTCAATCAGGCAGCGCACCGACCGGTCCAGCCACAATTTTCGGCAAAGCAAATAGGCACGCTGCGCCGGAAGGCCGGCCTGAGCCAGGAAGCGTTCTGGGGCCAGCTCGGCATTACCCGCTCATCGGGTTCCCGCTACGAGAGCGGCGGAGAAATTCCCGGAGCAGTCCAGCTCCTGCTGCAGTTGGCCTATGGTGATGCAGGCGAAGCCCAGGCATTGTTTGCCAGCCTGCGTACTGCCAGCCGAAACGACTGA
- a CDS encoding nitrous oxide reductase accessory protein NosL, producing the protein MLRRAFLGLCLSLWVSLALAQSVPKPGAKDLCPVCGMIVSKYPNWVAVVTWKDGHSHFFDGAKDLFKFLHDLKKYAPGHHKEDIAGIWVTDFYNLERMDARQALFVAGSDVLGPMGHEFVPLANRADADDFLKDHKGRRIYSFKQIDPTLPGRLDDGKFD; encoded by the coding sequence ATGCTGCGCCGCGCCTTTCTCGGCCTCTGCCTGAGCCTCTGGGTAAGCCTTGCGCTCGCCCAGAGCGTGCCCAAGCCGGGCGCCAAAGACCTCTGCCCGGTGTGCGGCATGATCGTCTCGAAGTACCCGAACTGGGTCGCCGTCGTCACCTGGAAGGATGGCCACAGCCATTTCTTCGACGGCGCCAAGGACCTGTTCAAGTTCCTGCACGACCTGAAGAAATACGCGCCGGGCCACCACAAGGAAGACATCGCCGGCATCTGGGTTACCGATTTCTACAACCTGGAACGGATGGATGCACGCCAGGCGCTGTTCGTCGCCGGCTCCGACGTCCTCGGCCCGATGGGCCACGAGTTCGTGCCGCTCGCCAACCGGGCCGATGCCGACGACTTCCTCAAGGATCACAAGGGACGCCGCATCTACAGCTTCAAGCAGATCGACCCGACCCTGCCCGGCCGCCTCGACGACGGCAAGTTCGACTGA